AGGTCTATCGCACGGGCGACAGCGGCGAGCGGGGTGCCGAGGCGCTCGCCGCCGCATTGAAGGGGCATGGCATTGCCGTGTCGAGCCGCGCTCTGGCGCGAGACGACAGCGTCGCGCACGCCTTGCGTGGAATTTCGCGTGCGGACGTGTTGGTGCTATGGCTGCGTCCGCCAGACGTCGCCGCGCTCGGGCATTTGCCGCCGCCGTCGGACACCGTGTTCATGTCGGGGCTATTGGGCGGCCTCGATAGCACGCCGTTGTCGGCGAGCTGGCGCGGCGTCACGCGCCTCGCGTATCCATTCGATTTGCCGGACGGCCGGCGTGTCCGTGTCGACTATGCGTTCGGCTGGTTCTCGATCCGCAAAATCCCGATGGTCGCGCCGCAGGTCCAGGCGGACACCTATCTCGCGTGCGGCCTGCTGGCGGAGACGCTTAGCCATATGGTCGATGCGTTCGAGCGGGATTACCTGATCGAGCGCATTCAGGACATGCTTGAACGCCGCATCCTGACCGGTTACTACCCGCGCCTGACGCTGGCGCCGGGGCAGCGTTTCGCGTCCAAGGGCGGTTATATCGTCCGCTTTGCCGAGCCGGATCGAGTCAGGCTCGTTGCCGATGGGGACTGGATGGTGCCGTGACGATGGCGTGAGACGAGGCGCGCACTGGCGCGCAGGAACTCACAATCGCTGTCGCCCGCGCGGTCGAGCATCTCCCCTACCGCAAGAATAGGACGTTGACCCATGCCGTTCATGGCCGCTCGTTTGCACAATGAAAGCGTGGCGAAGGGTGCAAATGCCATCATCGGGATGGGTCGCTGTAGTCGCAAGGCCGCTCTCTCATTTCGCTTGCTTTCGTCGGGCGCAACACAGGAATGCAGTCATTGATTCTAGCCGCCGTTACGCCGTTGGTAGGGGTGTGACACACGGCGCAGGGAGAGATAGCCATGGCAAAGACTATTATCAGTATTCCTGTGTTTGATGGGCTGTTTCGAGATGGCTTGCTGGCAGCCTTCGTGGCACTTTGTCTGTTCCAGGCTCTTCCCGCACACGCTCTGCCTATATTCGCCCGCCAAACGGGACAAAGCTGCGTGGCATGCCACGCCGGCGGTCAGTTTCCCGAGCTCACGCCATATGGGCGCATGTTCAAGTTGAACGGCTATACGCTCGGCGAACGCACCATCCCGCTTGCCGTGATGGGAACAGTCGATGTAACCAAGACCCGGCACAACAACGACGCTAACGGGAATCCCATCTCGCCCAAAGACGGCAATCTGACATGGGACGCGGCCAGCATTTTCCTCGCGGGGAAGATCACCGACAAGATAGGCGCGTTCGCCCAATATACCTACACGAACTACGATCACCAGAATGGCGACGGCAGATGGATCGGTAAGTGGGCATCGGACAACACCGATGTCCGTTACGTGGAACGGATCATCGGCGAAGCGAGCGACTTCATACTGGGTGTGACGTTGCACAACAATCCGACTGTGCAGGATGTCTTTAACACTGCGCCTGCCTGGAGCTACCCCTACCTCTCTTCGTCGACGAGCGCGGTTGGGTCGCCGCAGTTCACGACGCTCATCGAAGGGGCATTGGCGCAGCAGGTCGTCGGCATTGGCGGCTACCTGTACTGGAACAAGTTGCTATACGCGGAATTGACTGCTTACAGCACCGCCGACGGGATCTGGTCGTTTCTGAGCCATGGAAGCAAGGCCGGAGACCTGGCTCATCCGCAGACCTATCTGAAAGGCTACAACCCGTATTGGCGCCTTGCGCTGACTCACGAATGGGGTCCGCAC
This genomic stretch from Paraburkholderia caffeinilytica harbors:
- a CDS encoding cytochrome C, whose translation is MACHAGGQFPELTPYGRMFKLNGYTLGERTIPLAVMGTVDVTKTRHNNDANGNPISPKDGNLTWDAASIFLAGKITDKIGAFAQYTYTNYDHQNGDGRWIGKWASDNTDVRYVERIIGEASDFILGVTLHNNPTVQDVFNTAPAWSYPYLSSSTSAVGSPQFTTLIEGALAQQVVGIGGYLYWNKLLYAELTAYSTADGIWSFLSHGSKAGDLAHPQTYLKGYNPYWRLALTHEWGPHNVMLGTFGLLADVYPNDPNAFPIFTQGVTRYRDIGVDAQYQYLLDPHTITAQARYVHENISDPNNFVLGDSQSANLKSMLLKVSYIYQAKYGVSLAYFNVTGSTDSVAYASSANFSPATQGWIPEIFWIPVQNIRVGLQYTHFTKYLGSRSNYDGTGRNASDNDTLFVYLWAAYW